From one Streptomyces spiramyceticus genomic stretch:
- a CDS encoding pentapeptide repeat-containing protein, with protein sequence MKLLKRAALPALVLAAVGYGLLLWQGPWWIDGAHLRSRDLQPADGMVITGIRTTLVAVGAGVLAAVGLYYTHRTFQHTRDRDREQAELARREQINGQYVEAIKLLGSENLSQRLGAIYALEGIMRDSERDHSQVVEVLAAFIRTGRQRGVGDRETAPEDIRTAFSVLARRTKGRAEERLDLSETSLVGTIYRDAYMPGTNLEGADLSYTDLCGANLRGANLSEARLHVADLVGADLLRADLCAANLKGADMRNVNLVEGGLDGAKLEGADLTGASLIGTSLYSADLSVTFGLTPEMLASARLDRHTKLPSDLASHTDVIQRIRECEIQDGPYGATRRAAQSSAKR encoded by the coding sequence ATGAAGTTGCTGAAGCGTGCCGCCCTGCCCGCCCTCGTGCTTGCAGCGGTCGGCTACGGACTCCTGCTGTGGCAAGGCCCTTGGTGGATCGACGGCGCCCATCTGAGGAGTCGGGACCTCCAGCCCGCGGACGGCATGGTTATTACCGGCATTCGCACCACACTCGTAGCTGTGGGTGCCGGGGTACTCGCGGCCGTAGGGCTGTACTACACGCACCGCACTTTTCAGCACACCCGAGACAGAGACCGAGAGCAGGCAGAGCTCGCCCGTAGGGAACAGATCAATGGGCAGTACGTAGAAGCGATCAAGCTTCTGGGATCCGAAAATCTCTCCCAGCGGCTCGGTGCCATCTACGCGCTGGAGGGGATTATGCGGGACTCGGAGAGGGATCACTCCCAGGTGGTTGAAGTGCTGGCCGCATTCATCCGAACTGGCCGGCAAAGAGGCGTCGGCGACCGGGAAACCGCGCCGGAGGATATTCGCACAGCCTTCTCTGTTCTGGCCCGCAGGACAAAGGGACGCGCGGAAGAGCGGCTTGATCTGTCCGAGACTTCTCTGGTGGGAACCATTTACCGGGATGCTTACATGCCTGGCACTAATCTGGAGGGTGCCGATCTCTCGTACACCGACCTCTGTGGCGCAAATTTGCGGGGAGCGAACCTCTCGGAGGCCCGGCTTCATGTAGCCGATTTGGTGGGCGCCGACCTATTACGAGCCGATCTGTGTGCGGCGAATCTCAAGGGTGCCGATATGCGCAATGTCAATCTTGTGGAGGGAGGATTGGACGGCGCCAAGCTCGAAGGTGCCGATCTCACGGGAGCCTCACTCATTGGGACCTCCCTGTATTCCGCCGACCTGTCCGTAACATTCGGACTGACGCCAGAGATGCTTGCATCTGCCAGACTCGACCGTCATACCAAATTGCCGAGCGATCTGGCATCGCACACGGATGTGATCCAGCGAATTCGGGAATGTGAGATTCAGGACGGCCCCTACGGCGCCACTCGACGGGCAGCTCAATCCTCTGCGAAACGGTAG
- a CDS encoding trypco2 family protein, translating into MNDAVELADMIAQLRKELSRAMSDGEDADLRFKAERVELELTVGVERTHEPGVKVRFWVFDASAAAKRSNLVTQKLTLTLQPVRTDAPDQMALISGDELLGED; encoded by the coding sequence GTGAATGATGCGGTTGAGTTGGCGGACATGATCGCGCAGCTGCGCAAGGAGCTGAGCCGGGCGATGTCGGACGGTGAGGACGCCGACCTGCGGTTCAAGGCGGAGCGGGTGGAGTTGGAGCTGACTGTCGGGGTGGAGAGGACCCATGAGCCGGGGGTGAAGGTCCGGTTCTGGGTGTTCGATGCAAGTGCGGCAGCGAAGCGGTCAAACTTGGTCACGCAGAAGCTCACTTTGACGTTGCAGCCGGTGCGTACGGACGCGCCCGACCAGATGGCGTTGATCTCCGGGGACGAGCTGCTCGGTGAGGACTGA